Genomic DNA from Corylus avellana chromosome ca4, CavTom2PMs-1.0:
TTTACTGATGTATGAAGGGGCTTAACATGTCAATAAATCCCAGTCAagaaaaattggtttttttataGTGGCTTATCATACAACATTATCTTAAGATAAGAATATAGTTGTTTGTATAAAATAAGCCTGGGGATAAATACATGAGAAGACAAAGTCCTCAATTGaggctttataaaaaaaaattaatcccgtataaccaaattttttaatacattatACTAATTTGATGGCACATGCTCTTGTGCCAGCAAAAGTGCACTTTCCAGGCACATGGGGGCATGTGCGAAGAATAGTGCATCTTCAAGACGCATGAACATGTGccattaaagtttcaattttgctGGCAAATGAGTATGTGCTAGGAAAGATTTAATGGCGAAAAAAAGATCTACtagaataaatttattgacgGGTTGCAGCCTGTTGGCATAAAGAAATGGCTAGAAAATAAACACGAGGATTATATTTCCTGACGTTTATTATGTAATTCAtagtatttaaaaaatgccacaaatacacctttttattttttattttttttgtaatgattgTTTAAGTTTAATGGATTCCTctataacatttattttctttatgttttatttttttaattattattattatttatatttcttgctATTCTTTTCTAATAAGTTTTCGGAAaaagatttttgaaattgaattatAGTATTAgttattgaaaaagaaacatgAGAATTGGAAGAGGAATAGTTAAGTTTGCTCTCTTAAGCCTAGATAGCCCAATAATAAGCATCGACACTGAATAAAAAGTTGTTAAATAAGACACTatggctccgtttgtttcggtgtaaaatattttccgtcgtaaaatattttcagggaagtcattttaGAGGAAAACATCTTACGATTAAAACATTTTCCAGCGTTTGGCGCGCGCacgaaaaatcacaaatattttttatattcacaacataaaaatactaatatacaataatttcaaaaataaaatataaaaattccCGCCTGAGACTTGACCAGGTCTCGGCGAAGTCCCAGGAGTTGCCTAGGACTTCGCCGTGAGCTGCCTGGGACCCGACCAGGACCCTACCAAACCAACTCGGGACACGCCtcggacttgactgggactcacCTGGAACTGCCTGGGACCCCACCCAGACCTGACTGGGAACTAACTAGGACCCGACTGagcaggtcccggtcaggtcccgtgCGAGTCCCAAGCAGGTCCCAGTCAGGTCAGGGCCTGGTCTCGGGCGGGTCTTGGCCAAGTCTCGGGAGGCtccccggtcaagtcccagggaGGTCCCGGGCAGGGTCCCGAgtgggtcccaggcaggtcctaGCCGGGTCTCTGTcaggtcctaggcaggtcccggtcaagtccccaCTGAGTCTCGGGTGGGTCCTGACAGGTCCCGGTCATgtctcgggcaggtcctaggtgggtcctgggcgggtcttaGGCGGGTCCCGTTCAGGTCCCATCGAGGTCTCGGGCAGGTTTCGGGCGGGTCCTAGTCAGCTCTCGGCgtggtctcgggcgggtcccggtcaagtctcgggaggctcccggtcaagtctcagggaggtcccggtcaggtcctaAGCGGGTTATGGcgaggtcccgagcgggtcccagtcaagtcgcCGCTGAGTCTCAGGCGGGTCCCGATAGGTCCTGGTCTTGTCCTGGGCAGGTCCTGAGTGgatcctgggcaagtcccgggcgcgTCACGgcgaggtcccgggcaggtcctagtcaagtcccggggAGGTCCTGAGCGggtcctaggcgggtcttgGCATGGTCCGTCGATTCTAGAATGAGATGCGcaaagtcggaaaatggtttacagttttaaaaaccgtaaaccattttcttaaaattaaagaagaattttcggtcaaagggaaaatatttttcgttgactattattgTGCGTCGCAGCAAACACCCATAAAtacgtaaaacattttccgtaaatcattttacggcaAAACAAACGTAACCTAAATATAATAGGATTACCTTTGTACAATATGtgaatttaacattttaaattgttttaggGTGGCTAGCATTGTTAAATTACTAGACCAAAACTTTTCAGactttttattgtctttttaatgttgtttaaattatttttcactattattatttacattttttgcTATTCATTTATAAGATATTTtcgctaaaataaaaaattattataaaaaactTGGCGCGGGTTTGAGGCTAGTTTCTTATTAACGGAAGAATGAGTTttatttctaaatatttttggaaaaatggaATAACGACTTGAAGTCATGCACATGTAATAATCTATATAAACATTTCAACACTCTCGCAAACAAGTTAACAAGCATATCTTAAATGATTATTCACACACAGAGAAGAAAACAGACGTGTTTTTCTAGAATCTTCGATGAACACAAAGAAATATTAAATGAGATAATGGTTGTTGATCGATGCCGTACAATTGACATGGACACTCCTTAAGTTTTGAATATGTTTTCCACTCCAATTGGTAAACTGAAGAAGCTTGGCCAATCACAATCCAAACATTCTGTTCATCCCCTTGGTGCCCAAGTTTTTTAGTCAACACGTTTTCTCTATTGATCTTTGCTTTGGTCAAGAAGTGGTCATCTCAATTTCATCATTCTTTGAGTTTAAAGCTTGTCAAGCAAGGAGGAATATAGTAAAAGAAAAGGTACGATCATGGGAAGAAAAAGGTACGATCCCTCTCTTctgtttaggtttttttgtcAGTTTGGGGATTGGCCGGTCCACATCATCAGAACTCAGTGACTTTGCTGCTGTGACATTTCTGTTTAGTAAAAGAAATTCAGATTTAGAAAACAGGAATGACAAGTAACAACGTTGTGATTCCCTCAACTTATTTCCTAAGTTTAAGGAAGCTGCAGCATGCTCTTGTCTATATATAGGTTGCTcatgaaaatttttctaaattgtTAAATAGGCCAAAACTTTCTAACAATTTCATACTCGGGTTCACTAGctatgcaaaattttttttttttttgataaactgTGTTACTATTATTTCCAATTAAGCATCAAAAATAGCTTCCTCAAGAACCAGAAGGTTCTGAATACAGAGAGGAGGGTCAACAACCCACATAGCATCCATTACACTTTTAGTTGCCATTCTTGCAAGCTCATGTGCTGGCCGATTGGCCTCCCTTCCACTGTAAGCTATCTTCCAGTGTGACAATTCACACAGATGATGGTGAAGGTCTTCGAGAAGAGGGTGCCGTCTACTCCAACCTCGCGCCCCCTGCTGAACTCCTTCCACTACCAGCTGTGCATCACCCACAAACAACGTGCTATCAAAGCCCCAGGTTCGGCAGATTTGGACAGCAGTAATAGCTGCCATTGTCTCCGCATCGATAGCACTAAGATAACCCCGTCGTGTGAGACTTCTTGCCATAATCATCTTCCCTTTGTGGTCTCGCAGTAACACTCCCAGTCCAATAAGTCCTCTGTCCGTGTCCAACGAAGCGTCCCAATGTGCAATAATCCACCCATTCGGAGGAGTCATCACCTGAACTGGCCTGGCTGGTATCCCCGGCACAACTGGCGTCTCGTTGGCTTGTTGGAAATCTAATAGAGCCCCCCTTGTACGTATAAGCAGCTCTTTCGGAGAGGCAAAAGAACCTCCATGTATCACCTCATTTCTTCGTAACCATATCCGCCTTGCCAATCCAACGAACAGTCTCATTTCATCCAGATTACATACTTGGAACATTCTTTCCACAACTTGGACAAATTGAGGACCATTGAGGGAGCTTTTCTGAAATTTACGATCCCCTTCACCCCACACATCCATAGCTGATGGGCATCTCCATAGAATATGGAAGACCGTCTCAACCTCAAGGCCACATATAGGGCACCTTGGGTCGTCTATGATGTGTCGCTTGTGAAGGTTTTCTCTGGTGGGTAATATATCCTGGCAAGCCTtccaaagaaaattttgttccaCACTTGGTACCTTTAATTTCCAGATCAGCTTCCACACGGCTCTACTGGAACTGCGTATTGAGCATTCTCCACGTCCCTCTTCCTCCTTCCTCTTTTGCAAATGGTAAGCACTTCGAACCGAAAATTCCCCCTTCACCGTACCCCTCCACACCATACAATCTTCTTGGTTTCTGCTACTAAGGGGGATGGCTAGAATCATTTTAACTTCTGCCGGAGAAAAAATCTGTTCGATGAGGTTGGTTTTCCACCATTTGGTGTCTCTATCCACAAGTTCACACACCCGAGCCGTCGGGGCAAGCACTGTCGGTTGGGATTGTATCATGTAGTCGTTCGGATTGTGAAGCCACTTGTCTTGCCATATGCGAATCTTCTCCCCATTTCCCACTCTCCATATAAGACCCTCTCGAACGATATCACACGTGCTTTGGATGCTCCGCCAAGCGAAAGAAGGCCGTTTCCCCTTTGGGGCATCAAGGATAGAACAGTTTGGGAAGTACTTTGCTTTCATAATTTTTGCAATAAAGCTGTCCGGCGACTCCCACATTCTCCACACCTGTTTTGCCAAAAGGGCcttgttgaaaaaattaaaatcccgAAACCCCATACCTCCGGACCCTTTTGAGGCCCCCATCttgctccaactcatccaagcaattttgttttccttcatcttatggccccaccaaaacttttgcataAGTGAGTTTATTTCCAAACATAAGGACTTTGGAAATAAAAACACGCTCATGCTATAAGTAGGGATTGCTTGAATGACCGCCTTCAATAGGACCTCTTTTCCAGCTTGAGAGAGGAACTGAAGTTTCCAGTCTTGGAGGCGTTTCCATATCCGCTCAATAATGCTTCGAAAAGCCGCCGTTCTCGATTTCCCCACAAGTGTTGGTaaccccaaatatttttcatatcgTTGAGTGGAGGGTATTCCAGCTAACTCCAAAATCTGTCGACGATCCTCCAATGGagtatttttattgaaaaagatGGAGGTcttattttcattcattttttgtcCGGATGCCCCTTCATATATCTTCAAAATCTCCGTCATGGCCTGCCATTGGGATTGAGTAGACCTGCAAAATAGTAAactgtcatctgcaaaaaacAGATGACTAATAAGGGGACCTCGTCGGGAGGTAGGAACACCCGACAGCCTCTTTTCATAATGGGCATTTGTCAACATGGCACTTAGCGCCTCCGCACAGATTAGGAACAGATATGGAGATATAGGGTCTCCCTGTCTTAGGCCTCTTGAAGGAATTATATTGCCCCAAGGAGAACCATTGACCAAAATTGCGTACTTTGTCGAGGTTACACACATCATTATCAATCTAATCCACCGCTCGTC
This window encodes:
- the LOC132178147 gene encoding uncharacterized protein LOC132178147, which translates into the protein MRTGPSTSHWDNLDDKLRGCRRALLQWQRNKQDPKLAELKIKLLELQGREGTAASEEEKKVHKELQILLDRDDTRWRQRAKEMWLKNGDRNTKYYHACANAKRRKNSIHTIKDVEGQIWETSETVAKAFVNYFSDLFTAGPEEDMEPCLRHLTVGVSGEMNAELLKQFTNEEVRVTISQMASFKAPGPDGFTTEFFQKNWETIGDEVCKTVIEILNSGVMPPSLNSTYVALIPKTNNPSCVTEFRPISLCNVMYKILSKVLANRLKKVLPFIISPTQSAFVPGRLISDNVLAAYETLHTMHSGMRGKKGFMAVKLDMSKAYDRVEWRFLAAAMKGMGFDERWIRLIMMCVTSTKYAILVNGSPWGNIIPSRGLRQGDPISPYLFLICAEALSAMLTNAHYEKRLSGVPTSRRGPLISHLFFADDSLLFCRSTQSQWQAMTEILKIYEGASGQKMNENKTSIFFNKNTPLEDRRQILELAGIPSTQRYEKYLGLPTLVGKSRTAAFRSIIERIWKRLQDWKLQFLSQAGKEVWRMWESPDSFIAKIMKAKYFPNCSILDAPKGKRPSFAWRSIQSTCDIVREGLIWRVGNGEKIRIWQDKWLHNPNDYMIQSQPTVLAPTARVCELVDRDTKWWKTNLIEQIFSPAEVKMILAIPLSSRNQEDCMVWRGTVKGEFSVRSAYHLQKRKEEEGRGECSIRSSSRAVWKLIWKLKVPSVEQNFLWKACQDILPTRENLHKRHIIDDPRCPICGLEVETVFHILWRCPSAMDVWGEGDRKFQKSSLNGPQFVQVVERMFQVCNLDEMRLFVGLARRIWLRRNEVIHGGSFASPKELLIRTRGALLDFQQANETPVVPGIPARPVQVMTPPNGWIIAHWDASLDTDRGLIGLGVLLRDHKGKMIMARSLTRRGYLSAIDAETMAAITAVQICRTWGFDSTLFVGDAQLVVEGVQQGARGWSRRHPLLEDLHHHLCELSHWKIAYSGREANRPAHELARMATKSVMDAMWVVDPPLCIQNLLVLEEAIFDA